One window from the genome of Acinetobacter sp. LoGeW2-3 encodes:
- the leuC gene encoding 3-isopropylmalate dehydratase large subunit, with amino-acid sequence MAGETQTAKTLYDKLWDDHLVKQRDDGSALLYIDRHLLHEVTSPQAFEGLQLAGRKPWRLSANVATPDHNVPTSTKERSEGISGIEDETSRIQVQTLDDNCKTFDIVEFDINDIRQGIAHVVGPEQGLTLPGMTVVCGDSHTATHGAFGCLAHGIGTSEVEHVLATQCLVQKKMKNMLVRVDGKLGQGVTPKDVVLAIIGKIGTAGGTGHAIEFGGQVFRDMSIEGRMTVCNMAIEGGARVGMVAVDDKTIEYVKDRPYAPKGEQWDQAVAYWNTLHSDEDAHFDTVVVLQGEEIEPQVSWGTSPEMVIPVSQAVPTLEQAKDDVQRNDWTRAYQYMGLTAGQALSDIQLDRVFIGSCTNSRIEDIRAAAEVAKGKKVASSIKQAMVVPGSGLVKAQAEAEGLDKILIEAGFEWREPGCSMCLAMNADKLQSGEHCASTSNRNFEGRQGNGGRTHLVSPAMAAAAAIAGHFVDVRSF; translated from the coding sequence ATGGCAGGCGAGACCCAAACAGCAAAAACATTATACGATAAGTTATGGGATGACCATTTAGTAAAACAGCGTGACGATGGTTCAGCTTTACTCTATATCGACCGTCATTTATTGCATGAAGTAACTTCTCCGCAGGCATTCGAAGGCTTACAACTGGCGGGTCGTAAACCATGGCGTTTAAGTGCCAACGTAGCGACACCAGACCATAACGTACCGACTTCTACTAAAGAACGTTCAGAGGGTATTTCTGGGATTGAAGATGAAACTTCACGTATCCAGGTACAAACTTTAGATGACAACTGTAAGACTTTCGATATCGTTGAATTCGATATTAACGATATCCGCCAAGGGATCGCGCATGTTGTGGGGCCTGAGCAGGGCTTGACCTTGCCAGGCATGACCGTTGTGTGTGGTGACTCACATACCGCAACGCATGGTGCTTTTGGCTGTTTGGCACATGGTATTGGTACATCTGAAGTTGAACATGTATTGGCAACCCAATGTCTTGTTCAAAAGAAAATGAAAAACATGTTGGTACGCGTTGACGGTAAATTGGGTCAAGGCGTAACACCTAAAGATGTGGTTTTGGCAATTATCGGTAAAATCGGGACTGCAGGCGGTACAGGTCATGCGATTGAATTCGGCGGCCAAGTATTCCGTGACATGTCGATTGAAGGTCGTATGACCGTATGTAACATGGCGATCGAAGGCGGTGCACGTGTCGGCATGGTCGCTGTCGATGACAAGACTATTGAATATGTAAAAGACCGTCCATATGCACCGAAAGGCGAGCAGTGGGATCAAGCAGTTGCTTACTGGAATACCTTGCATTCTGATGAAGATGCGCACTTCGATACCGTTGTGGTCTTGCAAGGTGAAGAGATTGAGCCACAAGTATCTTGGGGTACTTCTCCTGAGATGGTAATTCCTGTGTCTCAAGCAGTTCCAACTTTGGAGCAGGCGAAAGATGATGTTCAGCGCAATGACTGGACACGTGCTTACCAATATATGGGCTTAACAGCAGGTCAGGCATTGTCTGATATCCAGTTAGACCGCGTATTTATCGGTTCTTGCACCAACTCACGTATTGAAGATATTCGTGCTGCAGCTGAAGTGGCGAAAGGCAAGAAAGTAGCATCAAGCATTAAACAGGCAATGGTCGTTCCAGGTTCTGGTTTGGTAAAAGCCCAAGCTGAAGCTGAAGGTTTGGACAAAATCTTGATCGAAGCAGGCTTTGAATGGCGTGAACCAGGTTGTTCTATGTGCTTGGCAATGAATGCTGACAAATTGCAATCGGGCGAGCACTGTGCTTCAACGTCAAACCGTAACTTCGAAGGTCGTCAGGGCAATGGCGGTCGTACCCACTTGGTAAGCCCAGCAATGGCAGCGGCAGCAGCTATTGCCGGTCACTTTGTTGACGTACGTTCATTCTAA
- a CDS encoding HAD family hydrolase yields MKLALFDLDHTLLNTDSDHSWGEFLVNEGLVDPVHHRAMNDKFYEDYKKGQLDPYAYNEFVFEFLTQHDNDYLTELHQLFMQKVIRPQMRPEGFKAIERHREAGHELVGITATSDFITAPIFREFGITEIIATNAEIVDGKYTGKVINTACYQKGKLVRLEQWLEGRDVTESWAYSDSINDRFLLEHADHAIAVNPDDRLEALAKEQGWEIQDWSI; encoded by the coding sequence ATGAAATTGGCGCTATTTGATCTCGATCACACCTTGTTAAATACAGATTCGGATCATTCTTGGGGAGAATTCTTGGTCAATGAGGGCCTGGTTGATCCTGTTCACCACCGTGCCATGAATGACAAGTTCTATGAAGATTATAAAAAAGGTCAGTTGGACCCATATGCTTATAATGAATTTGTATTTGAATTTTTAACTCAACATGACAATGATTATTTGACTGAATTGCATCAATTATTCATGCAAAAAGTCATTCGTCCCCAAATGCGCCCAGAAGGTTTCAAAGCAATTGAACGCCACCGTGAAGCAGGACATGAGCTGGTCGGGATCACTGCGACTTCGGACTTTATTACTGCGCCAATCTTCCGTGAATTTGGGATTACTGAAATTATCGCTACCAATGCTGAAATCGTGGATGGCAAATACACCGGTAAAGTGATTAATACTGCCTGTTACCAGAAAGGCAAACTCGTCCGTCTAGAACAGTGGCTGGAAGGCCGTGATGTGACTGAGTCTTGGGCATATTCGGATTCGATCAATGACCGTTTCCTGCTGGAACATGCGGATCATGCTATTGCAGTCAATCCAGATGACCGTCTGGAAGCTCTGGCCAAAGAGCAGGGCTGGGAAATTCAGGACTGGTCGATTTAA
- a CDS encoding DUF2061 domain-containing protein yields MAHVQKFVVDNQRMFKKTLSYHIMHITVAMLVGYFVTGSLAMAIALSLLEPTVQAVAFFFHEKAWEGKTEQNNNEEITA; encoded by the coding sequence ATGGCACACGTTCAAAAATTTGTTGTAGATAACCAGCGTATGTTCAAGAAAACCTTGAGCTACCACATCATGCACATCACTGTCGCCATGTTAGTGGGATATTTCGTGACTGGCAGTTTAGCCATGGCGATTGCATTGAGCTTATTAGAACCCACTGTTCAGGCGGTTGCTTTCTTCTTCCACGAAAAAGCGTGGGAAGGCAAAACTGAACAAAACAATAATGAGGAAATCACCGCTTAA
- a CDS encoding DUF2789 family protein, with translation MNKVRPRMTHLFEQLGLDASEEGIATFINDHQLHKDFTLMDAPYWSEAQRQFLAEKIASDGEWAIVVDQLNESLHEDATSES, from the coding sequence ATGAACAAAGTAAGACCACGCATGACGCACCTATTTGAACAGTTGGGCCTGGATGCCAGCGAGGAAGGTATTGCGACCTTCATAAACGACCATCAGCTGCATAAGGATTTTACCCTGATGGATGCACCATACTGGTCCGAAGCACAGCGCCAGTTCCTTGCTGAAAAAATTGCGTCTGATGGTGAATGGGCCATCGTGGTAGACCAACTGAATGAATCCCTGCATGAGGATGCAACTAGCGAAAGCTAA
- a CDS encoding LysR family transcriptional regulator, translated as MNLAAFEAFVKVMETGSISLAADQLFITQPAVTKRIHSLEEYFGVKLFESAGRGVQATHAAHSLLPKVKNWLNELGDIHHTLSHEQGQIQGKLKIGTSHHIGLHHLPAHLRQYVLQYPDVTLDVHFVDSEQAHEQVIAGDLELAFLTLPPHGDERLNYVTIWNDPLVFVVAPFHPLAQQKNLSLEDLIHYPSLLPSAQTYTTQITMAEFEKRGVKPKITMSNNPLESIRMLVSIGLGWSVLPQTLVNHDLQQLDIPLEMNRQLGMVWHPGRTQSKAAQALVELMQQPKL; from the coding sequence ATGAATCTCGCAGCCTTTGAAGCCTTTGTAAAAGTCATGGAAACTGGATCAATTTCTCTGGCGGCAGATCAGCTTTTTATTACCCAACCCGCTGTGACTAAACGTATTCATAGTCTGGAAGAGTACTTTGGGGTCAAACTGTTTGAATCCGCTGGTCGTGGCGTACAAGCCACTCATGCCGCCCATTCACTATTACCTAAAGTGAAGAACTGGCTGAATGAACTGGGCGATATCCACCATACCCTCAGTCATGAGCAAGGCCAGATTCAAGGCAAACTGAAAATCGGTACCAGCCATCATATTGGCCTGCATCACCTTCCAGCACACTTGCGTCAATATGTACTGCAATATCCGGATGTCACTTTGGATGTGCACTTTGTCGATTCCGAACAGGCACATGAACAAGTGATTGCCGGTGATCTGGAACTGGCTTTCCTGACGCTGCCTCCGCATGGCGATGAGCGCCTAAACTACGTCACCATCTGGAATGATCCATTGGTGTTTGTCGTAGCACCATTTCATCCATTGGCTCAGCAAAAGAATCTGTCACTAGAGGATTTGATTCACTATCCAAGCCTGTTACCGTCTGCGCAAACATATACCACGCAGATCACTATGGCCGAATTTGAGAAACGTGGTGTTAAACCAAAAATCACCATGAGTAATAATCCATTGGAATCGATCCGTATGCTGGTTTCAATTGGTTTGGGCTGGTCAGTACTGCCACAAACCTTGGTCAATCATGACCTACAACAACTGGATATTCCTCTAGAAATGAACCGCCAGCTCGGTATGGTTTGGCATCCAGGACGTACCCAGTCTAAAGCCGCACAGGCTCTAGTTGAGCTAATGCAACAACCTAAACTCTAA
- the ptsP gene encoding phosphoenolpyruvate--protein phosphotransferase: protein MSNMQLETLRRIVQEINASASLHESLDIMVNQVAHAMQVDVCSIYLLDERNQRYLLMASKGLKPEAVGHVSLQTGEGLVGLVGQREEIVNLDNAPKHERFLYLPETGEEIYNSFLGVPVMYRRKVMGVLVVQNKESQDFSEAAESFLVTLCAQLSGVIAHAHAVGNIDVFRKPSNLPAYKTFQGVSGSGGIALGRAVILYPPADLAAVPDREADDISEELALLDNALSSVREEIQSLDDKMQDALMAEERALFSVFLRMLDENALPAEIKELIREGHWAQGAVRIVIENHVAQFAQMEDDYLRERVADLKDLGRRILAKLQEADESHRELTDESILIGEEISTAALVELPVDKIAAIVTTEGAMNSHMVIVARALGIPTVVGVTEMPINTLDDVEMIVDAHQGRVFINPPRRLRTRYKEIQKEEEQIAKDLRQYETKDAITPDGIAVRLFVNTGLMIDVVRGVQRGAKGVGLYRSEIPFMLRDRFPGEEEQRAIYRQQLTHFANKPVVMRTLDIGADKDLPYFSIEEENSALGWRGIRFTLDHPEIFSSQIRAMLKASIGLNNLHILLPMVTSVSEVEEALYLLERDWVAVQEEEQVKITKPKIGIMVEVPSVLHQIDEFSEFVDFFSVGSNDLTQYLLAVDRNNPRVANVYSHLHPAVLRALTRLVQDCHRNEKPISICGEMAGDPISAVLLMAMGFNTLSMSSSNILRVRKTICHVPMPDAQDLLEHVLKLDNPLVVKSWMEHYFRTHGLGDMVKGATRIVGA from the coding sequence ATGTCGAATATGCAACTGGAGACCCTGAGACGCATTGTTCAAGAGATCAATGCGTCAGCCAGTTTGCATGAATCACTCGACATTATGGTCAATCAGGTGGCCCATGCGATGCAGGTCGACGTCTGCTCCATTTATTTGCTGGATGAGCGTAACCAGCGCTATCTGCTGATGGCATCTAAGGGCCTGAAACCCGAAGCAGTAGGCCATGTCTCACTGCAAACTGGTGAAGGTCTAGTGGGTCTGGTTGGACAGCGTGAGGAAATTGTTAACCTCGACAATGCTCCAAAGCATGAACGCTTCCTGTACCTGCCGGAAACCGGTGAAGAAATTTATAACTCCTTCCTCGGTGTGCCAGTCATGTACCGCCGTAAGGTCATGGGCGTCCTGGTTGTTCAGAATAAAGAGTCTCAGGATTTCTCTGAAGCGGCTGAATCTTTCCTGGTGACCCTCTGCGCTCAACTCTCTGGCGTGATTGCGCATGCACATGCAGTCGGTAATATTGATGTCTTCCGTAAACCTAGCAATCTGCCTGCCTATAAAACTTTCCAAGGTGTATCGGGTTCCGGTGGTATTGCCTTAGGTCGTGCGGTAATTCTGTATCCACCTGCTGATTTGGCGGCTGTTCCAGATCGTGAAGCAGATGATATTAGCGAAGAACTGGCCCTGCTTGATAATGCGCTGAGTTCAGTACGAGAAGAAATTCAGTCTTTAGATGACAAAATGCAAGATGCCCTCATGGCCGAGGAGCGTGCGCTGTTTAGCGTGTTCCTGCGTATGCTGGATGAAAATGCCCTGCCAGCTGAAATCAAGGAATTGATTCGCGAAGGCCATTGGGCTCAAGGTGCAGTACGGATTGTCATTGAAAATCATGTGGCGCAGTTTGCCCAGATGGAAGATGATTATTTGCGTGAACGCGTTGCTGACCTGAAAGATTTAGGCCGCCGGATTCTGGCGAAATTACAAGAGGCTGATGAGAGCCATCGCGAACTGACCGATGAAAGCATCCTGATTGGCGAGGAAATCTCGACTGCAGCATTGGTTGAACTTCCTGTCGATAAAATCGCAGCGATCGTCACCACTGAAGGTGCCATGAACTCGCATATGGTGATTGTGGCGCGTGCACTTGGCATTCCAACCGTGGTCGGTGTGACTGAAATGCCAATTAATACCCTTGATGATGTCGAAATGATTGTCGATGCACATCAGGGTCGCGTTTTTATCAATCCGCCGCGTCGTCTGCGTACCCGTTATAAAGAGATTCAGAAAGAAGAAGAACAGATCGCCAAAGACCTGCGACAGTACGAAACCAAGGATGCAATTACACCAGATGGTATAGCTGTTCGCCTGTTTGTAAATACCGGTCTGATGATTGATGTTGTGCGCGGTGTACAGCGCGGTGCCAAAGGTGTAGGCCTGTACCGTTCTGAAATTCCATTTATGTTACGCGACCGCTTTCCTGGCGAGGAAGAACAGCGTGCCATTTACCGTCAGCAACTTACGCATTTCGCTAACAAGCCTGTGGTGATGCGTACCCTGGATATCGGGGCCGATAAAGATCTGCCCTATTTCTCGATTGAGGAAGAAAACTCAGCATTGGGTTGGCGCGGGATTCGTTTCACGCTTGATCATCCAGAAATTTTCTCTTCACAGATTCGTGCCATGCTGAAAGCCAGTATTGGCCTGAATAATCTGCATATCCTATTACCGATGGTGACCAGTGTCAGTGAAGTGGAAGAAGCGCTGTATTTACTGGAGCGTGACTGGGTTGCCGTACAGGAAGAAGAACAGGTCAAAATCACCAAGCCAAAAATCGGCATTATGGTGGAAGTACCGAGCGTCCTACATCAGATAGATGAGTTTTCTGAGTTTGTCGATTTCTTCTCGGTGGGTTCTAATGATTTAACCCAATATTTACTGGCAGTGGATCGTAATAATCCGCGTGTGGCTAACGTCTATTCGCATTTGCATCCTGCCGTATTACGTGCCTTGACTCGTTTGGTACAGGACTGTCATCGTAATGAAAAGCCAATCAGTATCTGCGGTGAAATGGCGGGTGATCCGATCTCGGCAGTGCTATTAATGGCAATGGGCTTTAATACCCTGTCGATGAGTTCGAGCAATATTCTGCGGGTACGTAAAACGATCTGTCATGTGCCAATGCCGGATGCGCAGGACTTATTAGAACATGTATTGAAACTGGATAATCCGCTGGTGGTGAAAAGCTGGATGGAACATTATTTCCGGACCCATGGTCTGGGAGATATGGTGAAAGGTGCGACCCGAATCGTGGGAGCTTAA
- the leuD gene encoding 3-isopropylmalate dehydratase small subunit gives MKAYTVEQGIVAPLDRANVDTDLIIPKQFLKSIKRTGFGENLFDELRYLDEGYLGQDNSKRPLNPDFELNKPRYQGASILISRANFGCGSSREHAPWALNEYGFRTVIAPSYADIFFNNSFKNGMLPVILSEEIVDQLFKECAATEGYQLTIDLAAQEVRTPSGESFKFEVDPFRKHCLLNGLDDIGLTLQDADAIRAYEEKTKASRPWVFAEISD, from the coding sequence ATGAAGGCTTATACCGTTGAACAGGGTATCGTTGCACCATTAGACCGTGCCAATGTAGATACTGATTTAATCATTCCAAAACAGTTCTTAAAATCGATCAAACGTACCGGTTTTGGTGAAAACTTATTTGATGAATTGCGTTACTTGGATGAAGGCTATTTAGGTCAAGATAATTCAAAACGTCCGTTAAACCCGGATTTTGAATTAAACAAACCACGTTACCAAGGTGCCTCGATTTTAATTTCACGTGCCAACTTCGGTTGTGGTTCAAGCCGTGAGCATGCGCCATGGGCATTGAATGAATACGGCTTCCGTACCGTGATTGCGCCAAGCTATGCGGATATTTTCTTCAATAACAGCTTTAAAAACGGCATGTTGCCCGTGATTCTGTCTGAAGAAATCGTGGATCAGTTATTTAAAGAATGCGCTGCGACAGAAGGTTATCAATTAACCATCGACCTTGCAGCGCAAGAAGTGCGTACGCCGTCTGGTGAAAGCTTCAAGTTTGAAGTGGATCCATTCCGCAAGCACTGCCTGTTAAATGGCTTGGATGATATCGGTTTAACTTTGCAAGATGCGGATGCCATTCGCGCTTATGAAGAAAAAACCAAAGCTTCACGCCCTTGGGTATTTGCAGAAATTAGTGACTAA
- a CDS encoding RNA pyrophosphohydrolase: MIDSEGFRPNVGIILANDAGQVLWAKRIGHNAWQFPQGGIQHGETPEQALYRELREEVGLLPEHVQIVAQTKGWLRYRLPHRYIRTDSDPVCIGQKQKWFLLKLTASVQNIQLDLSDPPEFDQWQWVSYWYPLGQVVNFKRDVYRKAMVELCQQLPIEKP, from the coding sequence ATGATCGACTCTGAAGGTTTCCGACCGAATGTCGGGATCATTTTGGCAAACGATGCTGGACAAGTTTTATGGGCGAAGCGCATTGGACACAATGCATGGCAATTTCCACAAGGAGGGATCCAACATGGAGAAACCCCTGAGCAGGCACTCTACCGTGAGCTGAGAGAAGAAGTTGGCTTACTGCCCGAACATGTCCAAATTGTAGCGCAAACCAAAGGCTGGCTGCGTTATCGTTTGCCGCACCGGTACATTCGTACGGATTCAGATCCTGTGTGTATCGGTCAGAAACAAAAGTGGTTTTTACTCAAACTGACGGCGTCGGTACAGAACATTCAGCTTGATCTGTCCGATCCACCCGAATTTGATCAATGGCAGTGGGTCAGTTACTGGTACCCACTCGGTCAGGTCGTGAATTTTAAACGTGACGTATACCGCAAGGCCATGGTAGAACTGTGTCAGCAACTTCCTATAGAAAAACCTTAA
- a CDS encoding acyl-CoA dehydrogenase family protein, which yields MNTWTTHKISNQFDEKQDYNLFTTDTILQEILQRNGSQDQATLTEMGQVVGSSQYYEYADLANRHTPILHAFDARGRRRDYIEFHPAWHQWMRINRQFDSHAHPFNHAESTSKWVDWAARFYLSGQVECGSLCPTSMTLGSIPLIQREPELWAKIGDKLLSTEYDERDLPIAQKKSIWLGMGMTEKQGGSDVRANETIAVPVAESGRGKAYLITGHKWFFSAPMCDAHLVVAKTEQDGLACFFVPRWREDGTKNNIHVQRLKDKVGNRSNSSSEVEFQQAWGIMIGEAGRGIPTIIEMANYTRLTCSVGSTAMLRQALVQCLAYTRQRKAFGKHLVEQPLMQAVLIDLALEVEAAMQLSFYLASCYENDDALSLAWKRIMTPASKFWICKRAVELTGETMEVFGGNGYVDNGIMARIFREAPVNTIWEGSGNVMCLDVLRAIGRDPESIEVLFQDIASTTMQDEILKQELQTLFKLFQQPADELQFMGRSLVSRLTILAQAVLLKRYAPGFISDAFIQTRYSDFHGRVMGMISAKLVDVKRILERTLAQD from the coding sequence ATGAACACATGGACGACCCATAAGATCAGCAACCAGTTTGATGAAAAGCAAGACTATAACCTTTTTACAACTGACACCATTTTGCAAGAAATCCTGCAGCGAAACGGTAGTCAGGATCAAGCTACTCTCACTGAGATGGGGCAGGTAGTAGGTTCATCGCAATATTATGAATATGCCGATCTGGCGAACCGACATACACCAATCTTGCATGCTTTTGATGCCCGTGGTCGCCGTCGTGATTACATTGAGTTCCATCCAGCCTGGCATCAGTGGATGCGCATCAATCGCCAGTTTGATAGCCATGCACATCCTTTTAATCATGCTGAATCCACATCGAAATGGGTCGACTGGGCGGCACGTTTTTACCTCAGCGGACAAGTCGAATGCGGCAGTCTATGCCCCACCTCGATGACCCTCGGCAGTATTCCCTTGATCCAGCGTGAACCGGAACTCTGGGCCAAAATCGGAGATAAATTACTCTCTACCGAATATGACGAACGTGATCTGCCAATTGCCCAGAAAAAATCAATCTGGCTCGGTATGGGCATGACTGAAAAGCAGGGCGGCTCCGATGTACGAGCGAATGAAACAATTGCCGTACCTGTAGCTGAATCAGGTCGCGGAAAAGCTTATCTGATTACCGGACATAAGTGGTTCTTCTCGGCACCAATGTGTGACGCCCATCTGGTCGTGGCGAAAACTGAGCAGGATGGCTTGGCATGTTTCTTTGTGCCACGCTGGCGTGAGGATGGTACCAAGAACAATATTCATGTGCAGCGACTCAAAGACAAAGTCGGGAACCGCAGTAACTCCAGTTCCGAAGTCGAGTTTCAGCAAGCTTGGGGCATTATGATCGGCGAAGCCGGACGAGGTATTCCAACGATTATCGAAATGGCAAATTACACGCGTCTGACCTGTTCGGTCGGTAGCACTGCAATGCTGCGCCAGGCATTGGTGCAATGTCTGGCCTATACCCGACAACGTAAGGCTTTTGGCAAACATCTGGTCGAACAACCGTTGATGCAAGCAGTACTGATCGATCTGGCACTGGAAGTTGAAGCAGCGATGCAACTCAGTTTTTATTTAGCTTCCTGCTATGAAAATGATGATGCTCTGTCACTCGCTTGGAAACGCATCATGACGCCTGCTTCCAAGTTCTGGATCTGCAAACGTGCCGTAGAGCTGACTGGTGAAACTATGGAAGTCTTTGGCGGTAATGGTTATGTTGATAATGGCATCATGGCACGAATTTTCAGAGAAGCACCGGTGAATACCATTTGGGAAGGTTCAGGCAATGTCATGTGTCTGGATGTACTGCGTGCGATTGGCCGTGATCCAGAATCCATCGAAGTGCTATTCCAGGATATAGCTTCTACTACAATGCAGGATGAAATCCTGAAGCAGGAACTGCAAACATTATTTAAGCTGTTCCAGCAGCCGGCAGATGAGCTGCAGTTTATGGGGCGCAGTCTGGTCAGCCGTTTAACCATTTTGGCTCAAGCCGTATTATTGAAACGTTATGCACCTGGTTTTATTTCCGATGCGTTTATTCAGACACGTTATAGTGATTTTCATGGTCGGGTAATGGGTATGATTAGTGCTAAACTGGTGGATGTTAAGCGGATATTGGAGCGGACTTTAGCTCAAGATTAA
- the ovoA gene encoding 5-histidylcysteine sulfoxide synthase — protein MQPDSTLSTTEQPNNKTSLNLEDDSPWQQGKIRLLPTPNLNFDDIATARHVIREYFLNTFDTYESLFDCLRNKEAFYVKPISLRHPLIFYFGHTATFFVNKLLLSKLIPEQLNPHMESIFAIGVDEMSWDDLDEQNYNWPDVNEVKEYRHRVRALVLKIIENAPLELPINWQNPWWSILMGIEHERIHLETSSVLIRQHQLQYVQNHPLWQARILTGPAPENQLLPVPAGTIRLNKTFADPYYGWDNEYGLHEAEISEFQASQFLVSNQEFCSFVEAEGYQHPEYWGEEGKAWLEFAEAQHPTFWIKKEDDWHLRIMLEEIPMPWDWPVEVNYHEAKAFCHWKSAQTGKSIRLPTEDEWYRLYEHVGLDPNLPMPLEANIALQHAPTPCPVHQFQQGEFCNVQGNVWQWTETAVYPFEGFQVHPIYDDFSTPTFDDGHNLMKGGSWISGGNEALHSSRYAFRRHFFQHAGFRYVAASDRVVSAYQSHYETDELISQYLEFQYGQEYFNVPNFAKSLITLAQPYFAEIARKKALDIGCATGRASFELAQHFEQVTGLDFSARFIQQGVALAQGETLRYTVPVEGELVEYKSCSLKDFGLDQVAHKVEFYQADACNLKPQFKDYDFILAANLIDRLHHPKAFLTEIHHRLNIGGILMLASPYTWLEEHTARSEWPGGFKQAGENFRTLDGIRELLSPHFEVLAKPVDVPFIIRETARKYQHTLSQVTLWKRVR, from the coding sequence ATGCAGCCCGATTCAACCTTATCTACAACCGAACAGCCAAATAATAAAACGTCGTTAAATCTAGAAGATGACAGTCCTTGGCAACAGGGTAAGATTCGCCTGCTCCCAACGCCCAATTTAAACTTTGATGATATTGCCACGGCGCGCCATGTCATCCGTGAATATTTTCTGAATACCTTTGATACTTACGAATCCCTGTTTGACTGCTTACGCAATAAAGAGGCTTTTTATGTCAAACCCATCAGCCTGCGCCATCCGCTGATTTTCTATTTCGGCCATACCGCCACTTTTTTTGTCAATAAACTGCTGCTCAGCAAACTGATTCCTGAACAGCTGAATCCGCATATGGAAAGTATCTTTGCCATTGGCGTGGATGAAATGAGTTGGGACGATCTGGATGAACAGAACTACAACTGGCCGGATGTTAATGAAGTAAAAGAGTATCGACATCGGGTCCGAGCACTGGTACTGAAAATTATTGAGAATGCACCTTTAGAATTACCGATCAACTGGCAAAATCCATGGTGGTCAATCCTGATGGGAATTGAGCATGAACGGATTCATCTGGAAACTTCATCGGTATTAATCCGGCAGCATCAGCTGCAATATGTACAGAATCACCCGTTATGGCAGGCCCGAATTCTCACTGGCCCTGCCCCAGAAAATCAGCTACTGCCTGTTCCTGCGGGGACGATTCGACTCAATAAAACCTTCGCTGATCCCTATTATGGCTGGGACAATGAATATGGCCTGCATGAAGCTGAGATCAGTGAGTTTCAAGCTTCGCAGTTTTTAGTCTCTAATCAGGAGTTCTGCAGCTTTGTCGAAGCTGAAGGCTATCAGCATCCTGAATATTGGGGCGAAGAAGGCAAAGCCTGGCTGGAATTTGCTGAAGCCCAGCATCCAACTTTCTGGATCAAGAAAGAAGATGACTGGCATTTGCGTATCATGCTGGAAGAAATCCCAATGCCGTGGGACTGGCCAGTTGAAGTGAATTACCATGAAGCTAAAGCCTTCTGTCACTGGAAATCAGCACAGACTGGTAAATCGATTCGCCTACCAACTGAAGATGAATGGTATCGACTGTATGAGCATGTTGGCTTGGATCCCAATTTACCCATGCCACTAGAGGCCAATATCGCTTTACAGCATGCACCAACTCCTTGCCCGGTGCATCAGTTCCAGCAAGGTGAGTTTTGTAATGTGCAAGGCAATGTCTGGCAATGGACTGAAACTGCGGTTTATCCTTTTGAAGGTTTTCAAGTGCATCCGATCTATGATGACTTCAGTACCCCGACCTTTGATGATGGGCATAATCTGATGAAAGGTGGTTCATGGATTTCTGGCGGTAATGAAGCTTTGCATAGTTCCCGCTATGCCTTTAGACGACACTTTTTCCAGCATGCCGGTTTTCGCTATGTAGCGGCATCAGATAGAGTAGTTTCGGCTTATCAATCACATTATGAGACGGATGAACTGATTTCGCAGTATCTGGAATTTCAGTATGGTCAGGAATATTTTAACGTTCCTAATTTTGCTAAATCTCTCATTACCCTCGCCCAGCCATATTTTGCAGAAATTGCCAGGAAAAAAGCACTGGATATTGGCTGTGCCACAGGACGTGCCAGCTTTGAACTGGCTCAGCATTTTGAACAGGTCACTGGGCTAGATTTCTCGGCACGATTTATTCAGCAAGGTGTAGCGCTGGCCCAAGGTGAAACCCTACGTTATACCGTCCCGGTTGAAGGTGAACTGGTCGAATATAAATCCTGTTCACTTAAAGATTTTGGGCTCGATCAAGTTGCTCATAAGGTCGAATTCTATCAAGCCGATGCTTGTAACCTAAAACCGCAGTTTAAAGATTACGATTTCATTCTGGCCGCCAATCTGATTGACCGCCTGCATCATCCTAAAGCCTTTCTGACTGAGATCCATCATCGACTAAATATCGGTGGTATTCTAATGCTGGCTTCGCCTTATACCTGGCTGGAAGAACATACCGCGCGTAGTGAATGGCCCGGTGGTTTTAAACAGGCTGGAGAAAACTTTAGAACCTTAGATGGAATACGGGAATTGCTCAGTCCACATTTTGAAGTGCTGGCTAAACCGGTAGATGTACCTTTTATAATTCGTGAAACAGCGCGTAAATATCAGCATACCCTGTCGCAAGTGACTTTATGGAAACGCGTACGTTAA